The sequence CGTTCCCAAGGGGAATACGGATCAGCATAGAAAACATGATCGTGAACTTGTGTTAACTCACTAAATTCTGAACCGTTGTCAGAGGTTATTGTCTTAAAAATGCGATAGTAAGCATCTGTGCCCATTTTCTGGCGCAAATTTATAAAGAACTGATTTACTGCATGCGCAGTTTTACCAGCAATTTTACTCGTGATATTAACTCGTGAAAGGCGATCAGTCATTACTAGTACAACACTGTCATTACCGTTTTTCTGTCCCTGAACTGTATCCAGTTCCCAATGGCCAATTTCGGACCGTTGGTCCGCAGTTTGAGGTCGTTGAGCAATATTAGGCCCTAAGCACCTTTTAGCTTGCGGATGAGTTTGATGATGCTTACGTTTAGGTTTTTCAAAGAGGTCTAAATTGGACGTACGAAGCACACCCTCATTAATCCATTGATATAAAGTTACAACCGACTTTGGGATCAGGGTGCCATCATTCATTAAATCTCGAGCCTTATAAATAACCGCTTGTGGGGAGTAATGGTGGTCGTCAAACTCACCAAGCATTAGCTGATCAGCTAATCGTAAAAATTGCTTTGAAGAATAATATAAGCGACGACGACCAGAATGGCGGTGATGTTCAAGATATGTGGCCTGACCAGCTTCATAACTATAGATGTAGTAAGAATATTCGTAAATCTTACCATTAGATTTTTGACGACGAAGTTGGCGGACCGTACCACGGTTGAGCTCGTTATTAATTGTTTGATGATTAACTCCTAATTGGCGACCAATTGCGCGATTGGAAAGTCCTTGCGACTTTAAAGTCGCAATCATCACACGTTCTTCTTTAGTAAGATGAGCATTCTTTTTATGAGTAGTCAATAAAATAGTAGACATGGTATCATTTAAGTGCGTCATTTGACGGACATCCTTTCATATAGGTTTGGTTCACTTAATATGATACCTGATGTCACGCCGAATGGCGTTTTTTATTTACCACCAACTGGGTGGCTAACTTCATTCTATAATCTACCGAATTTATTGAAAAAGAGCATATGATAGAAGCTCAAACACTTTGGAAACCCCATTTTACCAAAACATGGCTGGAACGAAAGAACATAACTCACACATACTAAAAGCAATTTGCCGAACGATTGAAACAGACTTTTCCTTATTGAAATATTATAATGCCAAAAATAATCGTGCGCGAATTTTAACAGTCTTTCAATAACGGTTGGAAGTAGCGTTTCTGGCATCTAATATTGCTTAGAAAAATTTCACTAGCACCACGCGTTAAATATACTTAATTCTAAAAATAGAATTACATTATTACGATACTAATAATGATACAATTTAATTAAAGTCATATATAGAAGCAGATAAAGGAAGTGGTGCTGATGATTGATAATAACCAAAGAAAGAAGATCATGCATCGTCGTTGGCTGATTACCACAGTTATTGCAATAATTATCATTACATGGTTAGGATTATGGGAATTTATCTCATGGATTGTTGAAGCTTTTCTACTTTATTGTGTCTTATGGTGGATCGTAATGTGGGTAACTGGTATGGATATTGATAACCACAATTTACGTGAAGTCAACAAGAACAGAGCAAAACAAGGCTTACCACCAGTAAATACTCATGAAGGACAAGAAGACCATGAAGTATCAGATACATTATGGGACATTTTTACTTTTAATCAAATGTTTAACCATCATGGAAAGGATTAAGACTTATTGTTAAAAATTTCTTATTATAAAAAGCACCCAGCTTTTACACTGGATGCTTTCTTCATATGGCAAACACTTTGGCAAACAAACATGTTATTTTTTATGAGTTGGTCGAGTTTTAACACTGCCAAATTGCCGTTATATCGCCATTCCAACACTAAGTAACATTACAATTCTATTCGTACTCAATCGTCGAAGGCGGCTTACTCGTGACGTCGTAGAGAATCCGGTTAACGTGGTCGACCTCATTGACGATCCGGACCGAAATCTTCTGCAGGACGTCCCACGGGATCTTCGCAAAGTCCGCCGTCATTCCGTCGATCGAGGTGACCGCCCGGATTGCGACCGCGTAGTCGTAGGTCCGGCCGTCACCCATCACGCCGACGGAACGGATGCCTGGCAGGACGGTGAAGTATTGCCAAATCTTCTCGTCCAGGCCGGCCTTTTTGATTTCATCACGAAGGATAGCGTCGGATTCACGGACGATCTCCAGCTTGTCCGGCGTGATTTCACCGATCACCCGGATCCCCAGACCAGGACCTGGGAATGGCTGCCGCCAAACTAGTTCGTGCGGGATACCGAGCTTTTCGCCCAGCTCCCG comes from Limosilactobacillus sp. and encodes:
- a CDS encoding IS30 family transposase, with translation MTHLNDTMSTILLTTHKKNAHLTKEERVMIATLKSQGLSNRAIGRQLGVNHQTINNELNRGTVRQLRRQKSNGKIYEYSYYIYSYEAGQATYLEHHRHSGRRRLYYSSKQFLRLADQLMLGEFDDHHYSPQAVIYKARDLMNDGTLIPKSVVTLYQWINEGVLRTSNLDLFEKPKRKHHQTHPQAKRCLGPNIAQRPQTADQRSEIGHWELDTVQGQKNGNDSVVLVMTDRLSRVNITSKIAGKTAHAVNQFFINLRQKMGTDAYYRIFKTITSDNGSEFSELTQVHDHVFYADPYSPWERGSNEINNRFLRKEITKGEAINNYSSAQIIATNDWMNHYPRAMFNGHSSMDIYRKAFYQEISQLHQPIINWSVLFI